From a single Loigolactobacillus coryniformis subsp. coryniformis KCTC 3167 = DSM 20001 genomic region:
- a CDS encoding O-acetylhomoserine aminocarboxypropyltransferase/cysteine synthase family protein, with translation MSKKLNFETLQVTAGQTVDETGARAVPIYQTTSYVFKDAAQAAGRFALTDAGNIYTRLTNPTTDVLEKRVAALENGTAGVALATGSAAITAAILNVADAGDEIVSASTLYGGTYDLFSVTLKKLGITTHFVDPDDPANFETAINEHTKALYVETIGNPGINLIDLEAVAAIAHKHGLILIADNTFGTPYLIQPLDHGVDVVVHSATKFIGGHGTTMGGVIVENGQFDYAASGRYPGFTTPDPQYNGLVWTDVAPAVFTTKVRAQSLRDLGGTISPFNSFLLIQGLESLSLRVERHVSNARKIVNYLNEHPKVAWVNYPELADSPYHDLAEKYFPKGAGSIFTIGLKGGEAAGKALIEHLELFSLLANVGDAHSLIIHPASTTHAQLNAEELKQTGITPDLIRLSIGIENVDDLIADLDQALAQI, from the coding sequence ATGAGTAAAAAATTAAATTTTGAAACATTACAAGTTACTGCTGGTCAAACGGTCGATGAAACTGGTGCCCGCGCTGTACCAATTTACCAAACCACTTCTTACGTGTTCAAAGACGCCGCCCAAGCCGCTGGCCGCTTTGCTTTGACCGACGCCGGTAATATTTACACCCGCTTAACTAATCCGACCACCGATGTGTTGGAAAAACGAGTAGCGGCTTTGGAAAATGGGACTGCCGGTGTTGCTTTAGCGACAGGCTCCGCGGCGATTACCGCGGCGATCCTTAATGTGGCTGATGCTGGTGACGAAATTGTGTCAGCAAGCACCTTGTACGGTGGCACTTACGATCTGTTCAGCGTCACTTTGAAAAAGCTGGGTATCACGACGCATTTCGTTGACCCCGATGATCCGGCTAACTTTGAAACTGCGATCAATGAGCACACCAAAGCTTTGTATGTAGAAACCATCGGTAACCCGGGCATCAACTTGATCGACCTAGAGGCTGTGGCCGCAATTGCCCATAAGCACGGCTTGATCCTAATCGCCGATAATACTTTCGGCACACCATACTTGATCCAACCACTTGATCACGGTGTTGACGTGGTCGTTCATTCGGCGACTAAATTTATCGGCGGCCACGGCACGACCATGGGCGGTGTGATCGTAGAAAACGGTCAATTTGATTATGCGGCTAGCGGCCGTTACCCTGGTTTCACCACACCTGATCCACAATATAATGGCTTAGTTTGGACCGACGTTGCCCCAGCGGTATTTACCACGAAAGTGCGCGCTCAATCCTTGCGTGATCTCGGTGGTACGATCAGTCCCTTCAATTCGTTCTTGTTGATCCAAGGCCTGGAAAGCTTATCGCTACGGGTTGAGCGTCATGTCAGCAACGCCCGCAAGATCGTCAACTACTTAAACGAGCATCCCAAGGTCGCTTGGGTCAACTATCCCGAATTAGCCGACAGCCCGTACCATGACTTGGCCGAAAAATATTTTCCTAAAGGTGCGGGTTCGATCTTCACCATTGGGCTTAAAGGCGGCGAGGCCGCTGGTAAAGCCTTGATCGAACACCTTGAGCTGTTCTCCTTATTGGCTAACGTTGGTGACGCCCATTCTTTGATCATTCATCCCGCTTCAACGACCCATGCCCAATTAAATGCGGAAGAGCTGAAACAAACGGGGATCACGCCAGATTTGATTCGTTTATCGATTGGGATCGAAAACGTTGATGACTTGATCGCTGATTTGGATCAAGCACTGGCACAGATTTAA
- a CDS encoding IS701 family transposase — MLNSFYQKSSLLTTLHAYFFDLKAAGLSKPMGLNYFWLCLALLVIGDRHSIRHLFEQFLGRVTKHSLNTFYRALAVIGDHLPQLEVRNLTYLLTLIPTTCQDLPLLLVLDDTVQPKFGHKFTGVKYLFDHAAHTGKRLVNAHDFVTLGLMIPTQRDQDDQPVYTFLPLATHLYQAEQATKYQQAAQMIKTTLKSIASDQQVFLLCDSWYPKAEINQLVMTQPNLAMIANVRKDTAMFGLPKRTGKRGRPRKYGDQIHLGNIALNLCSAGDQIGIVRCLTRLMPQPVYMIRVQRKTTCRLFMATSAPEELAAITTETLAVDPTQLTYRTPETSAPAPALRALAYYQKRWAIETYFYEMKTFWHFGDYAVRSVAKIEADHHLLNTAYTLMIVLPLTQPSLAFLVTKSLRERKLWLSRQIQAALFLASLARQVQRRLKTTPAKVVIQWLASCWSGVSEKL; from the coding sequence GTGTTGAACTCATTTTATCAAAAATCATCACTTTTAACCACCCTCCACGCCTATTTTTTTGATTTAAAAGCGGCTGGCTTGTCTAAGCCAATGGGCCTTAACTATTTTTGGTTGTGTCTAGCGTTGTTAGTGATCGGTGACCGCCACTCGATCCGCCACTTATTTGAACAATTTCTGGGCCGGGTGACGAAGCATTCTTTGAACACGTTTTATCGGGCTTTGGCAGTGATCGGTGACCACTTGCCACAGTTAGAAGTGCGCAACTTGACGTATTTACTGACCTTGATTCCCACTACTTGTCAGGACTTGCCCTTATTATTGGTTCTGGATGACACGGTCCAACCCAAGTTCGGCCACAAATTTACCGGCGTCAAATATCTATTCGATCACGCCGCACATACGGGTAAGCGGCTCGTCAATGCCCATGATTTCGTTACTTTAGGTCTGATGATCCCAACACAGCGGGACCAAGATGACCAGCCAGTTTATACGTTCTTGCCGTTAGCCACGCACCTTTATCAGGCGGAACAGGCGACCAAATACCAGCAAGCGGCGCAAATGATCAAGACGACTTTGAAATCGATCGCCAGCGACCAACAAGTGTTCCTACTGTGTGACAGTTGGTATCCCAAAGCTGAGATCAACCAACTGGTCATGACGCAACCTAATCTAGCTATGATCGCCAATGTGCGTAAAGATACCGCCATGTTTGGCTTACCCAAACGCACCGGTAAGCGCGGTCGGCCGCGGAAATATGGTGACCAGATCCATTTGGGAAATATTGCATTAAATCTTTGTTCGGCCGGAGATCAGATCGGTATAGTGCGGTGTCTGACACGCTTGATGCCCCAGCCAGTTTACATGATCCGCGTACAACGCAAGACGACTTGTCGTCTGTTCATGGCGACGAGCGCGCCCGAAGAATTAGCGGCGATCACAACCGAAACCCTAGCCGTTGATCCGACCCAGCTCACCTATCGGACGCCGGAGACCAGCGCCCCTGCGCCAGCGCTACGAGCGTTGGCCTACTATCAAAAACGTTGGGCGATCGAGACCTATTTTTATGAAATGAAAACATTCTGGCACTTCGGTGATTACGCCGTGCGTTCAGTAGCCAAGATTGAAGCCGATCATCATTTATTGAATACGGCGTATACCTTGATGATCGTATTGCCATTGACCCAACCTAGTTTAGCTTTTTTGGTAACCAAAAGTTTGCGTGAACGCAAACTCTGGTTAAGTCGGCAAATTCAAGCGGCGCTGTTTTTGGCTAGTTTAGCGCGGCAAGTGCAAAGGCGGTTAAAAACAACACCGGCCAAAGTGGTGATTCAGTGGTTGGCTTCTTGTTGGTCGGGGGTCAGTGAAAAGCTGTAA
- a CDS encoding Na+/H+ antiporter NhaC-like protein — MDKTKRLEFYGGPIVGLLPIAIFIVAIGYITLGLKFYSVSSFAIPTLAGLMVTYFLAKNRQQYWQTAINGLANKGIAKLIFVFLIIGIFTRLLVVGKTGQGFVWLGTTLGLHGASFAILAFLGTAIFSLGSGVPFAALFAATTVFYVPGVMLGVNPAIMAGTIVGGVFFGDGISPNSQLTTAVLQMETDSKTGKSADLVKMLRQQVGWVCSVAAVTIVFLILFAGKGGTTQSAAALSKFADPAGLWMLIPVLVVAIMCIKTRDVLASLTTGIIIGLIIGLATGLFGLQDIISLNVKTATITGIFEDGINSMLPISLSTIFLSGSIAVMQQSGIIMILCDRLTKHKFVQTPLGAELVTALGMGLVNIVQCGALLPGILLYGDFADRIGHVAKISPERRAYMLVAISMSLTGILPINSIFIMGILGQIRSLHTAFPSVAVPSANAIFSGTFYCWIITALWLCWVLLGWGRSFEASAKPNRKLTATRKKITVLESND, encoded by the coding sequence ATGGACAAAACCAAACGATTAGAATTCTATGGCGGCCCGATCGTCGGGTTGCTGCCGATCGCTATTTTCATTGTTGCCATCGGCTACATTACTTTAGGCCTGAAATTTTATTCAGTAAGTTCCTTTGCGATCCCCACGCTTGCCGGTTTGATGGTGACCTACTTTCTAGCCAAAAATCGGCAACAGTATTGGCAAACTGCGATCAATGGTCTAGCCAATAAAGGGATCGCCAAGCTGATTTTTGTTTTCCTGATCATCGGGATCTTTACTCGCCTGTTGGTGGTCGGTAAAACCGGCCAAGGCTTTGTCTGGCTGGGCACGACTTTAGGACTACATGGTGCCAGTTTTGCCATTTTAGCTTTTCTGGGCACCGCGATCTTTTCCCTAGGTTCCGGCGTGCCCTTTGCCGCCTTGTTCGCCGCCACCACGGTTTTCTACGTTCCTGGCGTCATGCTGGGCGTCAATCCGGCGATCATGGCTGGTACGATCGTCGGCGGTGTTTTCTTCGGCGATGGCATTTCGCCTAATTCCCAGTTGACCACCGCAGTTTTACAAATGGAAACTGATTCTAAAACTGGCAAAAGCGCTGACCTGGTTAAAATGCTACGCCAACAGGTCGGCTGGGTTTGCAGCGTAGCGGCCGTGACGATCGTTTTCCTGATTTTGTTTGCCGGTAAAGGCGGCACGACTCAATCAGCGGCGGCGTTAAGTAAATTTGCTGATCCGGCGGGCCTATGGATGTTGATCCCCGTTTTAGTCGTTGCGATCATGTGTATCAAAACCCGTGATGTGCTGGCCTCATTGACAACTGGTATTATCATCGGCCTGATCATCGGTTTAGCCACTGGCCTGTTCGGCTTGCAGGACATCATCAGTTTGAACGTTAAAACGGCCACCATCACCGGCATTTTCGAAGACGGCATCAATAGCATGTTACCGATCTCGCTCTCCACGATCTTTCTCAGCGGCTCGATCGCGGTGATGCAACAAAGCGGCATCATCATGATCTTATGTGATCGGCTGACCAAGCATAAATTTGTGCAGACCCCCTTAGGCGCCGAACTCGTCACCGCACTCGGCATGGGGCTAGTCAATATCGTACAATGTGGCGCTTTATTGCCGGGCATTTTGCTTTATGGTGACTTTGCCGATCGAATCGGTCACGTGGCTAAGATCTCACCCGAACGGCGCGCCTATATGTTAGTGGCGATCTCGATGTCACTTACCGGCATTCTGCCGATCAACAGTATTTTCATCATGGGTATTCTCGGACAAATTCGTAGCTTACACACCGCTTTTCCGTCGGTGGCCGTACCCAGCGCCAACGCGATTTTTAGCGGTACCTTCTATTGTTGGATCATCACGGCGCTGTGGTTATGCTGGGTCCTGCTTGGTTGGGGCCGCAGCTTCGAAGCGAGTGCCAAACCCAACCGTAAGCTTACCGCGACACGCAAAAAAATCACCGTCCTGGAAAGCAACGACTAA
- a CDS encoding ECF transporter S component — protein sequence MQTNQLAKRLVLPALLIALNVVIARIFIIPVPMTHGNINLCDAGIFIAALLYGRRTGLLVGGLSGFLLDLISGYSQYMVFSLVVHGLEGFIVGWIGYQAVRKVQLFALLVGGLIVIAGYFVTDTLLYSLTPGLVGIPTNAVQVIAGAVVALPLVIKLRQPLKL from the coding sequence ATGCAAACAAATCAATTAGCTAAGCGCTTGGTATTGCCGGCGCTACTGATCGCATTAAATGTTGTGATCGCGCGTATTTTTATTATTCCGGTGCCGATGACACATGGGAATATCAATCTTTGTGACGCTGGGATCTTTATTGCGGCACTACTTTATGGTCGCCGAACTGGCTTACTTGTGGGCGGTTTAAGTGGCTTTTTACTGGATCTGATTTCCGGTTACTCACAATACATGGTCTTTTCATTAGTGGTTCATGGCCTAGAAGGCTTTATTGTTGGGTGGATCGGCTACCAAGCAGTGCGCAAGGTCCAATTATTCGCGCTTTTAGTTGGCGGTTTGATCGTGATTGCTGGCTACTTTGTCACTGATACATTATTGTACTCACTAACACCAGGATTAGTTGGCATTCCAACCAACGCTGTACAAGTCATTGCCGGCGCTGTAGTCGCCTTACCACTGGTGATCAAATTGCGCCAACCACTGAAATTATGA
- a CDS encoding GNAT family N-acetyltransferase has translation MIIREATPDDAGQIAPLINLIYDEMQLDELEDVPEGDLLKVIRAAYQLPTYLSGMATTVVAEINQRIVGVAFGYPDKNEDHVDAILTKISQRVKSFQTQPLIPDSEAFNNEWYLDSIAVDPNYQGKGIGSQLLKALPRLVKNSGLSTIGLNVDFANPGAKRLYQGHDFETVGTMMIGDHHYYHMQLDLDDAPAIAS, from the coding sequence GTGATAATACGAGAAGCAACACCTGATGATGCGGGCCAGATAGCCCCCTTGATCAACCTGATCTACGATGAAATGCAATTAGACGAACTTGAAGACGTTCCTGAAGGTGACTTACTGAAGGTCATCAGGGCAGCTTACCAGTTACCGACTTATTTGTCGGGGATGGCAACTACCGTGGTGGCCGAAATCAACCAACGGATCGTGGGTGTGGCTTTCGGCTATCCTGACAAAAATGAGGATCATGTCGACGCCATACTGACGAAGATCTCCCAGCGCGTCAAAAGTTTTCAAACTCAACCCCTGATTCCTGATTCCGAAGCATTCAATAATGAATGGTATCTTGATTCGATCGCCGTTGACCCTAATTATCAGGGCAAAGGGATCGGTAGTCAACTGCTTAAAGCCTTGCCGCGCCTTGTTAAAAATAGCGGCCTGTCTACGATCGGCTTGAACGTTGACTTTGCTAATCCTGGTGCAAAGCGTTTGTATCAGGGCCATGACTTTGAAACTGTCGGAACGATGATGATCGGGGATCATCATTATTATCACATGCAACTTGACTTAGACGATGCACCGGCAATTGCCAGCTAG
- a CDS encoding GGDEF domain-containing protein, producing MVLHLFNTFFWSFFFAIGYISIYRRIEEGTIRWYRSKQVMLRFGELALVVYASSVEISLRILHHFLTTNLWTMVNLQTVVALYTCLTLRNKGANLLFLLVTLATFGSYGTLTWGLWLALIGLLIILFVVNLQSAWLVGSLSRYLAFVLPFGTFTWLLFKAFYAFSWQSLLVQLFCYVCVETIVFQYSILLKNRGAASAKLIYETMHDRLTGVPNWAKFNQDFQLYHELMLSTQINEIVLVAIDIDHFKQINDTYGHLAGNAVLTSFAHNLQTYIHQVNSEWEVYRAGGEEFNVIMAEIDQAAAKQVVEAYRQQLHELHVMYEGNKINVTASVGMTKLQGNDVQAEDTIKRADQYLYQAKQAGRDAVIAGY from the coding sequence ATGGTTCTGCATTTGTTTAATACGTTTTTCTGGTCGTTTTTCTTTGCGATCGGCTATATTTCAATTTATCGGCGAATTGAAGAGGGCACGATTCGCTGGTACCGTTCAAAACAAGTGATGCTAAGATTTGGTGAATTGGCTTTAGTCGTCTATGCGAGTTCAGTTGAAATTAGTTTGCGGATCCTACATCATTTTTTAACGACCAATCTGTGGACGATGGTCAATTTACAAACGGTGGTTGCGTTGTATACTTGTTTGACGCTGCGTAACAAAGGTGCCAACCTACTTTTCTTGTTAGTGACACTGGCAACATTTGGCTCCTACGGTACGTTAACTTGGGGGCTATGGTTGGCCTTGATCGGTTTGTTGATCATTTTATTTGTGGTCAACCTGCAAAGTGCGTGGTTAGTTGGCAGTCTTAGCCGCTACTTGGCATTTGTCCTGCCATTTGGCACGTTTACTTGGCTGCTATTCAAGGCCTTTTATGCGTTTAGCTGGCAATCACTGTTGGTGCAGTTGTTTTGTTACGTTTGCGTTGAGACAATCGTTTTTCAATACAGTATCTTGCTAAAGAATCGCGGTGCGGCCAGCGCCAAGTTGATCTACGAAACGATGCATGATCGGTTGACCGGCGTGCCTAATTGGGCGAAGTTCAATCAGGATTTTCAGCTGTATCATGAACTAATGTTGAGTACCCAGATCAATGAGATCGTTTTGGTGGCGATCGATATCGATCATTTTAAACAGATCAACGATACGTATGGGCATTTAGCCGGCAATGCGGTGTTGACCAGCTTTGCCCATAACCTACAAACCTATATTCACCAAGTAAATTCGGAATGGGAAGTTTACCGTGCTGGTGGCGAGGAATTTAATGTGATCATGGCCGAGATCGACCAAGCCGCAGCAAAACAGGTGGTTGAAGCTTATCGCCAGCAATTACATGAGCTACACGTCATGTATGAAGGAAATAAGATCAACGTTACCGCCTCGGTGGGCATGACTAAGCTGCAAGGCAACGATGTGCAGGCCGAAGATACGATCAAACGGGCGGACCAGTATTTGTATCAAGCTAAGCAAGCTGGGCGTGACGCGGTCATTGCGGGCTATTGA
- a CDS encoding NAD(P)/FAD-dependent oxidoreductase, whose product MQQDTHLYDLTVIGGGPIGMFAAFYAGLRELDTQLIESLPQLGDQVAALYPEKIIRDVAGFPHIKGRELVHSLQEQMLQFTDFKPQVFCDEEVLGLEKNNDEFILTTTKRITHTRQIIVAIGGGAFSPRPLAVNYDPKLDGKEVFYFVKNVADFTGKTVAIAGGGDSAIDWALTLEAVAQKVYLIHRRPRFRGLEANVKRLEASSVELVTPYNITQLTKQATGLALQLKQAKGSAEQTLNVDALLVNYGFTADNHVLRDWGLPLEHRALPVDQNMATTIAGIYGIGDSVTYSGKTKLIAAGFGEAPTAVNHIAESLYPERKQPLHSTSIA is encoded by the coding sequence ATGCAGCAAGATACGCATCTTTATGACTTAACCGTGATCGGTGGCGGCCCGATCGGTATGTTTGCCGCATTCTACGCCGGATTACGTGAGCTGGATACCCAGCTGATCGAAAGTTTACCCCAGTTAGGCGACCAAGTTGCTGCGCTTTATCCGGAAAAGATCATTCGCGATGTGGCTGGTTTTCCGCACATTAAAGGTCGCGAATTGGTCCATAGTTTGCAGGAACAGATGCTACAATTCACCGATTTCAAGCCACAAGTTTTCTGCGACGAAGAAGTGCTTGGCTTAGAAAAAAACAACGACGAGTTTATTTTGACTACGACTAAACGCATCACCCATACTCGACAGATCATTGTTGCCATCGGCGGTGGTGCCTTTTCCCCACGACCGCTGGCAGTTAATTATGACCCTAAGTTAGACGGTAAAGAAGTCTTTTACTTCGTTAAAAATGTCGCTGATTTTACCGGCAAAACGGTGGCGATCGCTGGTGGCGGTGATTCGGCGATTGATTGGGCGTTGACCCTAGAAGCCGTTGCACAAAAAGTTTATTTGATTCATCGCCGGCCGCGTTTTCGCGGTTTAGAGGCAAATGTGAAGCGACTGGAAGCCTCCAGTGTTGAATTAGTCACACCTTACAACATCACGCAATTGACCAAGCAGGCAACAGGTTTGGCGCTACAACTGAAACAAGCTAAAGGTTCTGCTGAACAAACATTGAATGTTGACGCCCTACTGGTCAACTACGGCTTTACCGCTGATAATCACGTTCTGCGCGATTGGGGCTTACCGCTAGAACATCGGGCCTTACCCGTTGACCAGAATATGGCGACTACGATCGCGGGTATTTATGGCATTGGCGATAGTGTTACCTACTCCGGCAAAACCAAACTGATCGCCGCGGGCTTTGGTGAAGCACCGACTGCAGTCAACCACATTGCAGAATCACTTTATCCAGAACGTAAACAGCCTTTACACAGCACCTCAATTGCGTAA
- a CDS encoding LysR family transcriptional regulator — protein MNLQQMRYVLAVAANGSFREAAKALYISQPSLSHGIKQLEQELDAPLFERTRQGTILTAAGQDFVASAQKIVQQVDHLQQHFTTTETEQHYFSVAGQHYDFIALAVCQVLKQYNDYRYIRIFESTALEVIKDVERYHSELGIIFLSDYNQSSLLRLFKQDELVYEELGIFQTHIFMRTAHPLAKKATISLADLVPYPQVRFTQEASYPDLAEDPLEAPTTGAVIATSDRATMSRIVARTDAYGSGSGILEAPEAQGLIMRPLQHSPKNRMIILRRKGHELSEIGQYFVTALRAYFASQHGSLFK, from the coding sequence ATGAATTTACAACAAATGCGCTACGTTTTGGCAGTAGCCGCCAATGGCAGTTTTCGTGAAGCTGCCAAGGCGCTATACATTTCACAACCAAGTTTGTCCCATGGTATCAAGCAATTAGAACAAGAGTTAGACGCGCCACTTTTTGAACGAACGCGCCAAGGAACGATTTTAACGGCTGCAGGGCAGGACTTCGTTGCTAGTGCACAAAAAATCGTGCAGCAGGTCGATCATTTACAGCAGCATTTTACGACAACAGAAACCGAGCAACATTATTTTTCAGTTGCGGGACAACACTATGATTTTATCGCGCTGGCGGTGTGTCAAGTGTTGAAGCAGTACAATGATTATCGCTATATTCGTATTTTTGAAAGTACGGCCTTGGAAGTGATCAAGGATGTGGAACGGTATCACAGTGAATTAGGCATCATTTTCTTAAGTGACTACAACCAATCTAGTTTGCTGCGTTTATTTAAGCAGGATGAATTGGTGTACGAAGAATTAGGTATTTTTCAGACGCATATTTTTATGCGCACCGCCCATCCGTTAGCCAAAAAAGCAACGATCAGTTTGGCTGATTTAGTGCCGTACCCGCAAGTGCGCTTTACGCAAGAAGCCTCTTACCCTGATTTGGCCGAGGACCCGCTGGAAGCGCCGACGACTGGGGCAGTGATCGCAACAAGTGATCGGGCCACCATGAGCCGCATCGTCGCCCGCACCGATGCCTACGGTTCTGGTTCCGGTATTTTGGAAGCACCAGAGGCACAAGGCTTGATCATGCGGCCGTTGCAGCATTCGCCGAAAAATAGAATGATCATTTTGCGCCGAAAAGGCCACGAACTATCGGAGATCGGCCAATATTTTGTGACTGCGCTGCGGGCTTACTTTGCCAGTCAGCATGGCAGTCTATTTAAATAG
- a CDS encoding IS1380 family transposase has translation MTNLHETQLRFNPKIKIKTDDVQLSNNAGLLFYAEFKHAAGLDQIIDQAAAQLSEKRIGPHYSKTSLLNQMLELNIAGYGNDVAADALQHDPVMKQVHGTTDLAPQPTISRFLSALTCDDVLHLNRLILTLALDYIRTNHIDTVMLDVDSTHYDTFGHQEAASFNAHYGVTGFHPLVAYIAQLNLLLGIKQRPGNQYTSTGVKEFLAPIFAVFCELPFDVQLILRGDSGFATPELYTLCEFYDVKYVIRLKRNAALDQLADEFTPVVPKHFDQNSVIYGEFNYAAKSWSIDRRVLVKSTHQVGELFFERQYVVTNMTEAGVKLLYLAYQKRGAMENLIKESKAGFFMDKTNSHTFTANAARATISGIAYNLIALMKLMALPKEQRNTTISTLRFQIFHVAGKLARHAGKIIIHLAQSNVFSQQIEALLANIHTLSPLVTN, from the coding sequence ATGACTAACTTACACGAAACCCAACTGCGATTCAACCCTAAAATCAAAATTAAGACTGATGATGTTCAACTTTCAAATAACGCAGGCCTGTTGTTTTACGCCGAATTTAAGCACGCAGCTGGTCTTGACCAAATTATTGATCAAGCGGCGGCACAATTAAGCGAAAAACGTATTGGCCCTCATTATTCTAAAACTAGCTTACTCAATCAAATGCTGGAACTGAATATTGCCGGTTACGGCAATGATGTCGCGGCCGACGCGCTACAACACGACCCAGTCATGAAACAGGTCCATGGGACGACTGATTTAGCACCCCAACCGACTATTTCTCGTTTTTTAAGTGCGCTAACTTGTGATGATGTTCTGCACTTGAACCGTTTGATTTTAACCTTGGCGCTCGATTATATCAGGACTAACCATATTGACACGGTCATGCTTGATGTTGATTCGACGCATTATGATACCTTTGGTCATCAAGAAGCTGCTAGTTTCAATGCGCATTATGGGGTTACTGGTTTCCATCCGCTAGTGGCCTATATCGCGCAGCTGAATTTGCTTTTAGGAATCAAGCAACGTCCAGGCAATCAGTACACCAGCACTGGTGTCAAAGAATTCTTAGCCCCGATCTTTGCGGTTTTTTGCGAATTGCCGTTTGATGTTCAGTTGATTTTACGCGGTGATAGTGGTTTTGCGACGCCTGAGCTTTATACGCTCTGCGAATTTTATGATGTAAAATATGTGATCCGCCTGAAGCGAAACGCCGCTTTAGACCAACTAGCTGATGAATTCACACCAGTAGTGCCCAAGCATTTTGATCAGAATTCGGTCATCTATGGTGAATTCAACTACGCGGCCAAGAGCTGGTCGATTGATCGGCGCGTCCTAGTAAAATCGACGCATCAAGTAGGTGAACTATTCTTTGAACGGCAATATGTGGTCACTAATATGACTGAAGCCGGGGTCAAATTATTGTACTTAGCCTATCAAAAGCGTGGGGCCATGGAAAACCTGATCAAAGAAAGTAAAGCCGGCTTTTTTATGGATAAGACGAATAGCCACACCTTTACTGCCAATGCCGCGCGGGCAACTATCAGCGGCATTGCCTATAACTTGATTGCCTTGATGAAGTTAATGGCCTTACCAAAAGAGCAGCGCAACACGACCATTAGTACACTACGCTTTCAAATCTTTCACGTTGCTGGAAAACTAGCCCGTCACGCCGGAAAAATAATCATTCATCTGGCGCAAAGCAACGTCTTTAGCCAGCAGATCGAAGCCTTATTAGCTAACATTCACACGTTAAGCCCCTTAGTGACCAACTAA
- a CDS encoding PfkB family carbohydrate kinase — protein sequence MAQDLSAIGSLSLQVALPILSAFDLPLAALPTNLFSTQTEGFNPPAAAKIAPWLLATFHHWQQQKLTFSGLLLGYLGTNDLVAIIQQLVARQSLPTIIFDPVMADQNALYPDLPADYPYHLAKLLPYATVITPNLTEAQLLTGITVGTTPTQNEQYQLLKALEQKLSAHGHAVITSVVQQQQIGCIWLTHGRLQFSGYPRLPGHFYGSGDVLTALLTGFLQHGEGLPTAIKYAVNGTFLALQQTAHSQRERRYGIILSDLLFATGQYLRGGQFLTK from the coding sequence GTGGCACAAGATCTCTCCGCCATTGGCAGCCTATCGTTACAAGTGGCGCTGCCCATATTAAGTGCGTTTGATCTACCACTAGCGGCCTTACCGACTAACCTTTTTTCGACTCAAACTGAAGGCTTTAACCCACCGGCCGCCGCAAAAATCGCGCCATGGCTTTTAGCAACCTTTCATCACTGGCAGCAACAAAAGCTAACTTTTTCTGGACTTTTATTAGGCTATTTGGGCACTAACGACTTAGTCGCGATCATACAACAGTTGGTCGCACGCCAGTCGCTACCGACGATTATTTTTGATCCTGTAATGGCCGACCAAAACGCACTTTATCCTGATCTACCAGCCGATTACCCCTACCACCTAGCCAAACTATTGCCCTACGCCACAGTGATCACACCGAATCTAACCGAAGCTCAGCTACTAACTGGTATCACCGTTGGCACAACGCCAACCCAAAATGAACAGTATCAATTGCTAAAGGCGCTGGAACAAAAATTATCGGCGCACGGTCATGCGGTGATCACCAGTGTTGTTCAGCAGCAACAAATTGGTTGTATTTGGTTGACTCATGGCCGGTTGCAATTCTCCGGTTACCCACGCTTACCCGGTCACTTTTATGGCAGTGGCGATGTGTTAACTGCCCTACTAACGGGCTTTTTACAGCATGGTGAAGGGTTGCCTACCGCAATCAAATATGCGGTCAACGGCACTTTTTTGGCGTTGCAACAAACGGCGCATAGCCAACGCGAGCGCCGTTATGGCATTATTTTAAGCGACTTATTGTTTGCCACTGGTCAGTATTTACGTGGCGGCCAATTTTTAACAAAATAA